One window of Anaerolineales bacterium genomic DNA carries:
- a CDS encoding DUF4332 domain-containing protein, which produces MPTLVQIEGIGPVRAAKLQKAGVRGTNGLLKKGATRKGRQELAQATGFDAKTILEWVNRADLFRVKGVGTQYSDLLEAAGVDTAVELANRKPEALLEAMTRANLKLNKVNQMPGLSNVKAWVRNAKKLKRAVEY; this is translated from the coding sequence ATGCCCACACTTGTTCAAATCGAGGGGATCGGTCCCGTCCGCGCTGCGAAACTTCAAAAGGCGGGCGTCCGCGGCACGAACGGACTCTTGAAAAAAGGCGCCACCCGCAAGGGACGCCAGGAACTCGCCCAAGCCACCGGCTTCGACGCCAAAACCATTCTCGAATGGGTCAACCGGGCGGATCTGTTCCGCGTGAAGGGCGTTGGCACGCAATACTCGGATCTACTGGAAGCCGCCGGGGTGGATACGGCAGTGGAACTCGCCAACCGCAAACCCGAAGCCCTGCTCGAAGCGATGACCAGGGCAAATCTGAAACTCAACAAGGTCAACCAGATGCCCGGTTTGAGCAACGTCAAAGCCTGGGTCAGGAACGCAAAGAAGCTCAAGAGAGCTGTCGAGTACTAA
- a CDS encoding site-specific DNA-methyltransferase, with protein sequence MDLPLNKILQGDCVESLDALPEKSIDLVFADPPYNLQLQNDLHRPNMTKVDAVVDHWDRFDSFEAYDKFTRAWLTACKRVLKPTGSIWVIGSYHNIFRVGTIMQDLGFWILNDVIWVKTNPMPNFRGVRFTNAHETLIWASTGRGAKYTFNHHAMKGLNDEKQMRSDWWLVPLARGSERVKDNNGNKAHSTQKPESLIYRVILSSTEPGGVVLDPFFGSGTTGAMAKLLHRNWIGLEREEKYIKAAQKRIDAVRPEAFDPQTFDVKGRKKSAPRVGFGTLLENGLVKAGQKLFFAKDKKRTAIIKPDARLRTADGFTGSIHKAGSHYMKNAPCNGWEHWYLVIRGRLVSLDELREKYRVKMGLYE encoded by the coding sequence ATGGACCTGCCCCTCAACAAAATCCTGCAAGGCGACTGTGTCGAGAGCCTCGATGCGCTTCCCGAAAAGTCCATTGACCTGGTCTTTGCCGACCCCCCCTATAACCTGCAATTACAGAACGACCTGCACCGCCCGAACATGACCAAAGTGGACGCGGTGGTTGATCACTGGGATCGATTCGATTCGTTCGAAGCCTACGACAAATTCACCCGCGCCTGGCTGACCGCCTGCAAGCGCGTCCTGAAACCGACCGGTTCGATCTGGGTCATCGGCTCGTATCACAATATCTTCCGCGTCGGGACGATCATGCAGGACCTGGGATTTTGGATCCTGAACGACGTGATCTGGGTGAAGACCAACCCGATGCCCAACTTTCGCGGGGTGAGATTCACCAACGCGCATGAGACCTTGATCTGGGCAAGCACAGGCAGGGGCGCAAAGTACACCTTCAACCATCACGCCATGAAGGGACTCAACGACGAGAAGCAGATGCGCTCGGACTGGTGGCTCGTCCCCCTGGCAAGGGGATCGGAACGGGTGAAAGATAACAACGGTAACAAGGCTCATTCCACGCAAAAACCGGAATCGCTTATCTATCGCGTCATCCTTTCTTCGACGGAACCCGGCGGCGTGGTTCTCGATCCCTTCTTTGGGAGCGGCACGACGGGGGCGATGGCGAAACTCCTGCATCGCAACTGGATCGGCTTGGAGCGCGAGGAAAAATACATAAAGGCGGCGCAGAAGCGGATCGACGCCGTCAGACCCGAAGCGTTCGATCCCCAAACCTTCGATGTCAAAGGCAGGAAGAAATCCGCGCCGAGAGTTGGGTTTGGGACTCTGCTCGAGAACGGACTGGTGAAAGCGGGGCAAAAACTTTTCTTCGCAAAAGATAAAAAACGGACCGCGATCATCAAGCCCGATGCCCGCCTGCGCACCGCGGACGGTTTCACCGGCAGCATCCACAAGGCGGGGAGTCATTACATGAAAAACGCTCCCTGCAACGGCTGGGAGCATTGGTATCTCGTGATACGGGGCAGGCTGGTCAGTTTGGATGAGTTGCGGGAGAAGTACAGGGTGAAGATGGGGCTGTATGAATGA
- a CDS encoding nucleotidyl transferase AbiEii/AbiGii toxin family protein — protein sequence MANPSSFYFDALYPFQDRIIKVINQADTGFYLTGGTAASRGYLQHRFSDDLDYFVNDDERFGLWTERVIQALSREWHCEVLTKEERFARLNLVQGDVMLKIEMINDVPARTGNVTNHPVLGRLDSAENILANKVTALLGREEPKDLADVWGFCCQKSLSLQEAITGAQGKAAGIFPADLARVLCSVRKEDWEAIRWINAPPMETFISQLTKLGDNLLLAK from the coding sequence ATGGCTAACCCATCTTCGTTTTACTTCGATGCTTTATATCCATTTCAAGACCGCATTATCAAGGTCATCAACCAGGCGGATACGGGGTTTTATCTAACCGGCGGAACCGCGGCTTCCCGCGGCTACCTTCAGCACCGCTTCTCCGATGATCTCGATTACTTTGTCAATGATGATGAGCGTTTCGGGCTTTGGACGGAACGCGTTATTCAGGCACTGAGCCGGGAATGGCATTGCGAAGTCCTCACGAAAGAAGAGCGGTTCGCGCGGTTGAACCTTGTACAAGGGGATGTCATGCTAAAGATCGAAATGATCAACGATGTCCCGGCAAGGACAGGGAATGTCACAAATCATCCAGTCTTGGGGCGGTTGGATAGTGCGGAAAATATTCTTGCCAACAAGGTAACGGCGCTTCTGGGGCGCGAAGAACCGAAGGACCTGGCAGATGTATGGGGATTTTGCTGTCAGAAAAGCTTGTCGCTTCAAGAGGCGATAACCGGCGCTCAGGGAAAAGCAGCGGGTATTTTTCCCGCCGATCTGGCACGCGTCCTGTGTTCCGTGCGAAAAGAGGATTGGGAGGCGATCCGTTGGATTAATGCGCCGCCAATGGAAACCTTCATCTCACAACTCACGAAACTTGGCGATAATTTGCTGCTTGCGAAGTAA
- a CDS encoding 4Fe-4S dicluster domain-containing protein: MSHITLKSGYTELVERLNRFPQGAPPSETLYKILSILFSEREAGLVALLPIKPFTAEKASRVWGMGLTETRKVLDELASRAILVDVEWEGKTTYTLPPPMAGFFEFSMMRLRGDVDQKVLGELFYQYLNVEEEFIRNLFVQGETQLGRVFVHEPVLSEENALHVLDYERATEVIHTASHRGIGVCYCRHKMMHVGRNCDAPMDICMTFNGTAQSLTRHGYARLVDVSEGMDLLQQAYERNLVQFGENVRERVNFICNCCGCCCEAMIAARKFGILNPVHTSNFLPGVDQAKCNGCGKCVTACPVEAMTLVSSNEAHHPKMKKAKVDEDLCLGCGVCVRTCSHEGLSLHPRAERVITPLNSVHRTVMMAIERGDLQNLIFDNRVLWNHRALAAVFGVILHLPPIKQFLASQQVKSRYLEYLITHIKA; the protein is encoded by the coding sequence ATGTCACATATCACCTTGAAGTCCGGGTACACGGAGCTGGTCGAGCGCTTGAACCGTTTTCCTCAGGGCGCGCCGCCATCGGAAACATTGTACAAAATTTTGAGCATCCTGTTCAGCGAGCGGGAAGCCGGGCTGGTGGCGCTCCTGCCGATCAAGCCCTTCACCGCCGAGAAAGCCAGCCGGGTCTGGGGCATGGGTCTGACCGAGACCCGCAAGGTGCTCGATGAACTTGCCAGCCGCGCGATCCTGGTGGATGTGGAATGGGAGGGGAAAACCACCTACACCCTGCCGCCGCCCATGGCGGGCTTCTTTGAATTCTCGATGATGCGCCTGCGGGGGGATGTCGACCAGAAGGTGCTCGGCGAACTCTTTTACCAATATTTGAACGTGGAGGAGGAATTCATCCGCAATCTCTTCGTGCAGGGTGAGACCCAATTGGGGCGGGTCTTCGTGCATGAGCCGGTGCTTTCAGAAGAGAATGCCCTGCACGTCCTGGATTATGAACGCGCCACCGAAGTCATTCACACCGCGTCCCATCGCGGCATCGGCGTCTGCTACTGCCGCCACAAGATGATGCACGTCGGTCGGAATTGCGATGCGCCGATGGATATCTGCATGACCTTCAACGGCACGGCGCAATCGCTCACGCGTCACGGATATGCCCGGCTCGTGGATGTGAGTGAAGGCATGGACCTGCTCCAGCAGGCGTACGAACGCAACCTGGTGCAGTTCGGCGAGAACGTCCGCGAACGCGTGAACTTCATCTGTAACTGCTGCGGCTGCTGCTGTGAAGCGATGATCGCCGCCCGTAAATTCGGCATCCTCAACCCGGTGCATACCTCGAACTTTTTGCCGGGCGTGGACCAAGCCAAATGCAATGGCTGCGGGAAATGCGTCACTGCCTGCCCGGTGGAGGCCATGACACTGGTCTCCAGCAACGAAGCGCATCACCCCAAAATGAAAAAAGCCAAGGTGGATGAAGACCTATGCCTCGGATGCGGCGTCTGTGTGCGGACCTGTTCGCATGAGGGGCTCTCGCTTCACCCGCGGGCGGAACGGGTCATCACGCCGCTCAACTCGGTCCACCGCACGGTCATGATGGCGATCGAACGCGGCGACCTGCAGAATCTGATATTCGACAACCGTGTCTTGTGGAACCACCGCGCACTTGCAGCGGTGTTCGGGGTCATCCTGCACCTCCCGCCCATCAAGCAGTTCTTGGCAAGCCAGCAGGTCAAATCGCGCTATTTGGAATATTTGATCACGCACATCAAGGCATAG
- a CDS encoding DUF2075 domain-containing protein, whose amino-acid sequence MRRSYYSDKISDFRKRSDVEILGKLAQGNEFSLEQTQRDAWLEEIRILKKVLEPHEGSVYFEYSIPRMGKRIDVVLIIDHVIFVLEFKVGEKDFPAYAIDQVWDYALDLKNFHETSHDCHIAPVLVATNADVNAVVIATTAHNDRLLVPIKCGKELLSQVLKDVLGFLDGDRINLTHWEKGRYQPTPTIIEAATALYSGHSVEDISRSSADEINLSKTSDAISEIIRISKEKSAKSICFVTGVPGAGKTLVGLNIATKHFDKDNDLYSVFLSGNGPLVEILREALTRNKVQREKERGFKVKKGEVMSEVKMFIQNVHNFRDEGLIDLQKPPIEHVALFDEAQRAWDLKQTANFMQRKRGYSNFHASEPEFLISCLDRHPDWAVVVCLVGGGQEINTGEAGIGEWIEALERSFPRWHIYISPKLTDSEYSAGKVLDKIKPRQNVFYKDELHLSTSMRSFRAENISLLVKQILDLQPNEARKTLEKVKEKYPIVITRDLAKAKQWLKAQARGSERYGIVVSSQAERLKPHAIDVKSPVDPIHWFLDGKEDVRSSYYLEDVVTEFQVQGLELDWTCVTWDADFRYSRHGWENYSFVGDRWNKIRKAERQIYLKNAYRVLLTRARQGMVIVVPAGDLEDNTRRKDFYDPTFEYLLEIGIAVI is encoded by the coding sequence ATGAGAAGATCATATTATTCCGACAAAATTTCTGATTTTCGAAAAAGATCCGACGTTGAAATCCTTGGCAAACTTGCACAAGGCAACGAATTCTCTTTAGAGCAAACTCAGCGTGATGCTTGGTTAGAAGAAATTCGAATTCTTAAGAAGGTTTTAGAGCCTCATGAAGGCTCAGTTTACTTTGAATACTCTATTCCAAGAATGGGGAAAAGAATTGACGTAGTTCTTATAATAGACCACGTAATTTTTGTTCTCGAATTTAAAGTCGGGGAAAAAGATTTTCCTGCTTACGCAATTGATCAAGTTTGGGATTACGCTCTTGATTTAAAGAATTTCCATGAGACAAGCCATGATTGTCACATTGCGCCAGTTTTAGTAGCTACCAATGCAGATGTAAATGCAGTTGTCATTGCAACTACCGCTCATAATGATAGACTTCTTGTCCCTATAAAATGTGGTAAAGAATTACTTTCCCAAGTACTAAAAGATGTTTTGGGGTTTCTAGATGGTGACAGAATTAATTTAACACATTGGGAAAAGGGAAGATACCAGCCTACTCCAACCATTATTGAAGCGGCCACAGCCTTATACAGCGGACATTCTGTAGAAGATATCTCCCGAAGCAGTGCAGATGAAATAAACCTCAGCAAAACATCTGATGCGATTTCGGAAATAATTCGAATTTCCAAAGAAAAATCTGCAAAATCTATATGTTTTGTGACTGGTGTGCCTGGTGCAGGTAAGACCTTAGTCGGCTTAAATATCGCAACCAAGCATTTTGATAAAGACAACGATCTTTATAGCGTTTTTCTTTCAGGTAACGGTCCTCTTGTAGAGATTTTACGAGAAGCATTAACGCGAAATAAAGTTCAAAGAGAAAAAGAGCGTGGATTTAAAGTGAAAAAAGGGGAAGTGATGAGCGAAGTTAAGATGTTTATTCAAAACGTTCATAACTTTCGTGATGAGGGCTTGATTGACCTGCAAAAACCACCAATTGAACATGTTGCACTATTCGACGAGGCTCAAAGAGCTTGGGATTTGAAACAGACAGCCAATTTCATGCAGCGAAAACGTGGGTATTCAAACTTCCATGCGTCAGAACCAGAATTCTTAATTTCATGCCTTGACCGTCATCCTGATTGGGCAGTTGTGGTTTGCCTTGTAGGGGGTGGGCAAGAAATTAATACCGGAGAAGCAGGTATCGGCGAATGGATTGAAGCTTTGGAACGTTCCTTTCCAAGGTGGCATATTTACATATCGCCAAAACTGACCGATAGCGAATACAGTGCCGGAAAAGTTTTGGACAAGATCAAACCTCGACAAAATGTCTTTTATAAAGACGAGCTACACCTTTCAACTTCAATGCGATCTTTCCGCGCTGAAAACATTTCACTTCTAGTCAAACAAATCTTGGATTTGCAACCAAACGAAGCACGCAAGACTTTAGAAAAAGTAAAGGAAAAATATCCAATTGTTATTACACGCGATCTTGCAAAAGCAAAACAATGGCTAAAGGCACAAGCTCGTGGTTCGGAGCGTTATGGGATTGTGGTCTCCTCACAAGCAGAACGGTTAAAACCGCATGCAATTGATGTGAAATCCCCAGTCGACCCAATCCATTGGTTTCTTGATGGGAAAGAGGATGTTCGCTCCTCTTATTACCTTGAAGATGTAGTCACAGAATTTCAGGTACAGGGACTCGAGTTGGATTGGACTTGTGTGACTTGGGATGCAGATTTCCGTTATTCAAGACACGGTTGGGAAAATTATTCTTTTGTCGGTGACAGATGGAACAAGATAAGAAAAGCCGAGCGACAAATCTATTTAAAGAATGCTTATCGTGTCCTCTTAACCCGTGCACGGCAAGGCATGGTTATAGTAGTTCCGGCAGGTGACTTAGAAGATAACACCCGCAGAAAAGATTTTTATGACCCCACCTTTGAATATTTATTGGAAATTGGCATCGCGGTTATTTAA
- a CDS encoding DNA polymerase III subunit alpha: MSFAHLHVHTEYSLLDGFSNIEKLVQRVKEMDMPAVAITDHGTMFGVIDFYKAANETGVKPIIGLEAYMAARGMRDKDSKLDRQSFHLLLLAENETGYRNLLKIASASQLDGFYYYPRIDHDFLAAHSEGLICTSGCMSAEIPRALLNEKPEEAVKKWNWYYDVFGPDRFFVELQQHNIPEILDLNKKLLELGARYSARYVATNDVHYINQSDSRLQDILLAMQTQTVLSDPERMKMTDDSYFLRSPAEMSRLFAEVPESLSNTLLIAERCNVDLGFKGYHLPDFPVPEGYTPETYLRSLCEAGAKKRYGDDATSSSVRTRLDYELSVVNSMGFNAYFLIVWDLCRFARENGIWYNARGSAAGSIIAYTLEITLVDPLQHTLIFERFLNPGRISMPDIDLDFRDDRRHEVLEYCARKYGDDKVAQIITFGTMGAKAAIRDVARVMEIPLPEVDRVAKLVPFAAGGSTMDDAFEVREFKQIYDSDPKMHEVIDIAARMEGTVRNAGTHAAGVVISDKPILEYLPLHRPTSNSEETPIKSVTQFEMGVLDSLGMLKVDFLGLITLTVMARACDLIYKRHGIKYDLNNIPLDDPKSFELMGSGQTAGLFQIEGGGMTRYLVQMKPKTLENIIAMVALYRPGPMAFIPDYIARMHGQAEVKYRHPAMEPIFSDTYGIPVYQEQLMRAAVELAGYTPSESDELRKAISKKKKEDIDKHRAKFVKGAIEKGMDQSTANAIYTDWEEFARYGFNKSHAADYGVIAVQTAFLKSHYPAEYMTALMSASAGQVEKVAFYVADARTMGVPVLRPDINSSMWDFDIEDIDSAPGGEDSTGNAFAGDGEKSSSKKPHIRFGLGAIKNVGQNAIQPIIDERIANGKFKDLNDFARRVDLRTVGKRALECLIKVGALDAFGNRASLLASLDRIVAISGNHFRAADAGQLSLFGADSGVVDEIHLPEVRDVDKREMLNWERELIGLYISDHPLNEYQAALAQIVSYFSGQLSEAQHEEKVRVAGLITNIRPYTTKAGKPMGFVTIEDIQGSIELLLFTRTWEQYHAQLSSGQIIIVEGKVDQTNTPPKILVDTIKTEIKVTTAADESTPKADSTPKPLLARSESQSPRRPDRSAPKPFDNAQGKPATTPKQNSTPNTGHAFPKGDAASVTYNVAEESSSYEIPDDSPPPPDNFPPGWDVEWQPSFDDAAIAAKPAPNFKKDEEVTPPLATRAAEAMSQLEALSQTEDRDEPVIPSLYIPLAKENKDKEHPPRQITVLLRPTGDRERDKRRIKTLYGTLISYHGRDKFTFQIFENGKGHLIDFPNDTTRICPELLERLKKLMGEENWRVEEITFQ; this comes from the coding sequence ATGTCCTTTGCCCACCTCCACGTCCATACCGAATATTCCCTGCTCGACGGCTTCTCGAACATCGAGAAGCTGGTCCAGCGCGTGAAGGAAATGGACATGCCCGCCGTCGCCATCACGGACCACGGCACGATGTTCGGCGTGATCGATTTTTACAAGGCAGCGAACGAAACGGGGGTCAAGCCCATCATCGGGTTGGAAGCATACATGGCGGCGCGCGGCATGAGGGACAAGGATTCCAAACTCGACCGTCAATCCTTTCATTTGCTCCTGCTTGCCGAGAACGAAACCGGTTATCGCAACCTATTGAAGATCGCCTCCGCCTCCCAGCTGGACGGCTTCTATTATTATCCGCGCATCGACCACGACTTCCTCGCCGCACACTCCGAAGGCCTGATCTGCACTTCGGGATGCATGTCCGCTGAAATTCCACGCGCGCTGTTGAACGAAAAACCCGAAGAAGCGGTCAAAAAATGGAACTGGTATTACGACGTCTTCGGTCCCGACCGCTTCTTCGTCGAACTGCAACAACACAACATCCCCGAAATCCTCGACCTGAACAAGAAACTGCTGGAGCTCGGGGCGCGCTATTCCGCCCGTTATGTCGCCACCAACGACGTGCATTACATCAACCAAAGCGACTCGAGACTCCAGGACATTCTGCTCGCCATGCAAACGCAGACGGTGCTGAGCGACCCCGAACGCATGAAGATGACCGACGACTCCTACTTCCTGCGCTCGCCCGCCGAGATGAGCCGACTCTTCGCCGAAGTCCCCGAATCGTTATCCAATACTTTATTGATCGCAGAACGCTGTAACGTGGACCTCGGCTTCAAAGGATATCACCTGCCTGATTTTCCCGTCCCGGAAGGATACACGCCGGAAACGTACTTGCGTTCGTTGTGCGAGGCTGGGGCGAAGAAACGCTACGGGGACGACGCGACCAGCTCAAGCGTCCGCACGAGGCTGGACTATGAGTTAAGCGTCGTCAACAGCATGGGATTCAACGCCTACTTCCTCATCGTCTGGGACTTGTGCCGTTTCGCCCGCGAGAATGGGATCTGGTACAACGCGCGCGGTTCGGCAGCCGGGTCGATCATCGCGTATACGCTCGAGATCACGCTGGTGGACCCGCTTCAGCATACGCTGATCTTCGAACGTTTCCTGAACCCGGGGCGCATCTCGATGCCCGACATCGACCTCGACTTCCGCGATGACCGGCGGCACGAAGTGCTCGAATATTGCGCGCGCAAATACGGCGACGATAAAGTGGCGCAGATCATCACCTTCGGCACGATGGGAGCGAAAGCCGCCATCCGCGATGTGGCGCGTGTGATGGAGATCCCCCTGCCCGAAGTGGACCGCGTTGCAAAACTCGTCCCGTTCGCGGCCGGCGGTTCGACCATGGACGATGCGTTCGAAGTCCGCGAGTTCAAACAAATTTACGACAGCGACCCGAAGATGCACGAAGTGATCGACATCGCCGCAAGAATGGAAGGGACGGTCCGCAATGCAGGCACTCACGCGGCGGGCGTGGTCATTTCCGACAAGCCGATCCTGGAATACCTGCCGCTTCACAGACCTACCTCCAACTCGGAAGAGACGCCGATCAAATCCGTCACGCAGTTCGAAATGGGCGTGCTCGATTCGCTCGGCATGCTGAAAGTGGATTTCCTCGGTCTCATCACGCTCACCGTCATGGCGCGCGCCTGCGACTTGATCTACAAACGTCACGGCATCAAATACGACCTCAACAACATCCCGCTCGACGATCCAAAGTCATTCGAATTGATGGGCAGCGGGCAGACGGCAGGCTTGTTCCAGATCGAGGGTGGCGGCATGACCCGCTACCTCGTGCAGATGAAGCCGAAGACGCTCGAGAACATCATCGCAATGGTCGCGCTCTACCGCCCGGGACCGATGGCCTTCATCCCCGATTACATCGCGCGCATGCATGGGCAGGCTGAAGTGAAGTATCGCCATCCTGCCATGGAGCCGATCTTCAGCGATACCTACGGCATCCCCGTCTATCAGGAACAACTGATGCGCGCCGCCGTCGAACTCGCAGGGTACACGCCCTCTGAATCGGATGAACTTCGCAAAGCGATCTCGAAGAAGAAAAAGGAAGACATCGACAAACACCGCGCCAAGTTCGTGAAAGGCGCCATCGAAAAAGGCATGGACCAATCCACTGCCAACGCGATCTACACGGATTGGGAGGAATTCGCGCGTTACGGATTCAACAAATCTCACGCCGCCGATTACGGCGTGATCGCCGTCCAGACCGCGTTTCTCAAATCGCATTACCCCGCCGAATACATGACCGCGCTCATGTCCGCCTCGGCAGGGCAGGTGGAGAAGGTCGCCTTCTACGTCGCCGATGCGCGCACGATGGGCGTGCCCGTCCTGCGCCCCGATATCAACTCGTCGATGTGGGATTTCGATATCGAAGATATAGACTCTGCTCCCGGCGGCGAGGACTCAACGGGCAACGCTTTCGCCGGGGACGGCGAAAAGAGCAGCAGCAAAAAACCCCACATCCGCTTCGGTTTGGGCGCGATCAAGAACGTCGGGCAGAATGCCATCCAACCCATCATCGACGAACGCATCGCGAACGGAAAATTCAAAGACCTCAACGACTTCGCCCGCCGCGTGGACCTGCGCACCGTGGGCAAACGCGCGCTCGAATGTCTCATCAAAGTCGGCGCGCTCGACGCCTTCGGCAACCGCGCCTCACTGCTTGCATCGCTCGACCGCATCGTCGCCATCTCCGGCAATCACTTCCGCGCCGCTGACGCCGGACAGTTGAGTCTCTTCGGTGCGGACTCCGGCGTTGTGGATGAGATCCACCTCCCCGAAGTGAGAGACGTGGACAAACGCGAAATGCTCAACTGGGAGCGCGAACTGATCGGGCTGTACATCTCCGACCACCCGCTCAACGAATACCAGGCAGCGCTCGCGCAGATCGTCAGTTATTTCTCCGGTCAACTCTCCGAAGCGCAACACGAAGAAAAGGTCCGCGTTGCCGGTCTCATCACCAACATCCGCCCGTATACGACCAAAGCGGGCAAACCCATGGGCTTCGTCACCATCGAGGACATCCAGGGCAGCATCGAACTCCTGCTCTTCACCCGCACCTGGGAGCAATACCACGCGCAGCTTTCCTCCGGGCAGATCATCATCGTCGAAGGCAAAGTGGACCAGACCAACACGCCGCCCAAGATTCTGGTCGATACGATCAAGACCGAGATCAAAGTGACGACAGCGGCGGACGAATCAACCCCCAAAGCGGATTCGACTCCCAAGCCCCTCCTCGCGCGGAGCGAATCGCAATCTCCCCGCCGCCCGGATCGTTCCGCGCCCAAGCCCTTCGACAACGCTCAGGGCAAGCCTGCTACAACGCCCAAACAGAATTCAACCCCGAACACAGGTCACGCTTTCCCCAAAGGGGACGCTGCAAGCGTGACCTACAATGTTGCCGAAGAATCCTCTTCTTACGAAATCCCCGATGATTCCCCGCCCCCGCCCGATAACTTCCCCCCCGGCTGGGACGTGGAATGGCAGCCGTCGTTCGATGATGCCGCAATTGCCGCCAAGCCCGCGCCGAATTTCAAGAAGGATGAAGAGGTGACTCCTCCGCTTGCGACTCGCGCGGCTGAGGCGATGAGTCAACTCGAAGCGTTGAGTCAGACTGAAGACCGCGACGAGCCGGTCATTCCATCGCTGTACATCCCGCTTGCCAAAGAGAACAAGGACAAGGAACATCCGCCCCGGCAGATCACCGTCCTGCTGCGCCCCACCGGCGACAGGGAGCGCGACAAACGCCGCATCAAGACACTGTACGGCACGCTGATCTCGTATCACGGGCGCGACAAGTTCACCTTCCAGATCTTCGAGAACGGCAAGGGACACCTGATCGATTTCCCCAACGACACCACGCGCATCTGCCCCGAACTGCTCGAGCGCTTGAAGAAGCTGATGGGCGAAGAGAACTGGCGCGTGGAGGAGATCACGTTTCAATAA